A single genomic interval of Gouania willdenowi chromosome 10, fGouWil2.1, whole genome shotgun sequence harbors:
- the trpt1 gene encoding tRNA 2'-phosphotransferase 1 isoform X2: MDGVRGGRGRGRGRGRRVGEDRDVCLSKALSFALRHGADQMGLHLSTDGFLFVEELLAHPQFRSYSQEDVERVTATNNKQRFKIRSHPEDGRLQIRANQGHSVQVLDLELRAVVAGSPDCPSEAVHGSYLRHWSSIQQRGMRSDCDLAVFIDVHKALADGLEFFWSENGVLLTAGDADGMLSPQYFSRALRLRPTRSILPLQ; this comes from the exons ATGGACGGTGTccgaggaggaagaggaagaggaagaggaagaggacgtCGAGTCGGAGAG GACAGGGACGTCTGCCTCTCTAAAGCCTTGTCCTTTGCTCTCCGTCATGGAGCTGATCAGATGGGGCTTCATTTAAGCACAG ATGGTTTCCTGTTTGTGGAGGAGCTCCTGGCTCACCCACAGTTTCGCTCATACTCACAGGAGGATGTGGAGCGAGTTACAGCCACAAACAACAAGCAGCGTTTTAAGATCCGCTCTCACCCTGAAGATGGAAGGCTGCAGATTCGAGCCAATCAGGGTCATTCTGTGCAG GTGTTGGATTTGGAGTTGAGAGCGGTGGTTGCAGGTTCTCCAGACTGTCCCTCCGAGGCTGTCCACGGCTCTTACCTCCGTCACTGGAGCTCCATTCAGCAGCGAG GGATGAGGAGTGACTGTGATTTAGCTGTTTTTATTGATGTCCACAAGGCTCTTGCTG ATGGGCTGGAGTTTTTCTGGTCTGAAAACGGCGTGTTGCTGACTGCAGGCGATGCTGACGGAATGCTATCACCTCAGTACTTCAGCCGCGCATTAAGACTGCGTCCTACAC GAAGCATCCTGCCACTGCAGTAG
- the trpt1 gene encoding tRNA 2'-phosphotransferase 1 isoform X1, whose amino-acid sequence MDGVRGGRGRGRGRGRRVGEDRDVCLSKALSFALRHGADQMGLHLSTDGFLFVEELLAHPQFRSYSQEDVERVTATNNKQRFKIRSHPEDGRLQIRANQGHSVQVLDLELRAVVAGSPDCPSEAVHGSYLRHWSSIQQRGLSRMKRTHIHLAPGLPGADGVISGMRSDCDLAVFIDVHKALADGLEFFWSENGVLLTAGDADGMLSPQYFSRALRLRPTRSILPLQ is encoded by the exons ATGGACGGTGTccgaggaggaagaggaagaggaagaggaagaggacgtCGAGTCGGAGAG GACAGGGACGTCTGCCTCTCTAAAGCCTTGTCCTTTGCTCTCCGTCATGGAGCTGATCAGATGGGGCTTCATTTAAGCACAG ATGGTTTCCTGTTTGTGGAGGAGCTCCTGGCTCACCCACAGTTTCGCTCATACTCACAGGAGGATGTGGAGCGAGTTACAGCCACAAACAACAAGCAGCGTTTTAAGATCCGCTCTCACCCTGAAGATGGAAGGCTGCAGATTCGAGCCAATCAGGGTCATTCTGTGCAG GTGTTGGATTTGGAGTTGAGAGCGGTGGTTGCAGGTTCTCCAGACTGTCCCTCCGAGGCTGTCCACGGCTCTTACCTCCGTCACTGGAGCTCCATTCAGCAGCGAGGTCTGAGCCGCATGAAGAGGACTCACATCCACCTGGCCCCTGGCCTCCCAGGAGCAGACGGTGTTATTAGTG GGATGAGGAGTGACTGTGATTTAGCTGTTTTTATTGATGTCCACAAGGCTCTTGCTG ATGGGCTGGAGTTTTTCTGGTCTGAAAACGGCGTGTTGCTGACTGCAGGCGATGCTGACGGAATGCTATCACCTCAGTACTTCAGCCGCGCATTAAGACTGCGTCCTACAC GAAGCATCCTGCCACTGCAGTAG